A stretch of DNA from Merismopedia glauca CCAP 1448/3:
GAGGTGAACTGTAGGTACATATGGATTGCGCGGATGCAGCACCATTGAAGTTCCGGTAGCAAAGAAACCGTGTCCTGCGGCTTCGGGACGCTGGCTGAGGATGGCTGCGGGTAAGGTATCGCCCCAAACTTCCGAGAAATTGACCCCTCCCTGCTCGAAAACGCCACCATCGCGGATGACACGCGATCGCCCACCACCACCTTCTGATCTTGACCAATTATCTTCTCTAAACTTGGCTTTTCCGTCTAATTCTTCTAATCCTTGGCAAATTTTATCTTGAATATCTTGAACCAGTTTTTTGGCTCGTTGGCGAGAATCGGCGGGGATTTGGGTTTTGACGGTTTCGGGTGCGGTATTTGTAGCTAAAGGACTCATTTGATATTCCTGATGTTAACGAACTACTTCTCTCAAGGCTTCGGCATTAATGGGTTTGGCGAGATAAATGCGGAGCATATTCCAGCCAATGGAGGCAATGGGAGGTATTTTTTGGAAAAACTTGACGATCTTCGGACTAGTGCTGGCGTTAATTTGAGTTAACCTTTCATTAGCCTCGGCGCACTTTTCTAAACGGCTAAAGAAGGCTGGATTGTCTGTATCTAGGACTTCTGGGAAAGCGCGAATCGAGGTTTCGTTAGTATTGCGGATGACTTTGGTATTGTAGTCGCGAGGATCGATACCAATTGAATGATAGAAAGACGCTCGTTCAAATACAGTTAAACTATGGGTGACGAAGACAGTTAATAAGAAAAAACGCGCCCATAGTCGAGATTTCCAGTTATTCCAAAGTTTGGGCTGCGATCGCAACAAGGCTTTGAAGAAATCGCCGTGACGGTTTTCGTCTTGACACCAGCTTTCAAAATAACGGAATAAGGGATAAATCCGATATTCGGGATGCTGCTCTAAATGGCGATAAACCAGAATATAACGCCAGTAACCGATTTTTTCGGAAAGGTAAACCGTATAAATGACCCATTCTGGCGGGAAGAATGTGTAGGTACGCTGTTTAGTTAACAGACTCAGATCTAGAGTCAAACCAAAGTCTGCCATTGCTTTGTTTAAAAATCCAGCGTGACGGGCTTCATCCCTAGCTAATAACCCAAAAGCTTCAGATAAAACTGGATTTCGCCCTTTTAATTGCCTAGATAGTTCTTTAAATAACAAAAAACCCGAAAATTCAGATGTACAGGAGCGTTCCAGAAAATCGATAAATGCTCGGCGCGTTTCGCCATCAATATGCTCCCAACATTGCTTAAACTCATCATCGCGCACGAAATGATGGCGGTTGTAGTCGTTACGCAATTCTTCCAGAACCGCTTGTAATTCGGTATCTTGAAGAGAGAGACTCATCTTAGCGACTGCTTCAAAGTCAGTTGTATAGAATCGAGGCGTTAATAATGTCTCTTGAACGGGTGCTTTAATGCCTGGTCTAAGAACCTCTGGCTCAGGTGTGGGGAGAGTAGTAACCATGCGATCTATTTCATCTTTTGCTAATGCCCCATCTTCTGCGATCGCCTGGATCTGCACAAGTCAGTTTCTCTCAGTGCTTGATAGTTACCTGTAGTAAAAGATTATGACTGCATCAAGGCTAAAGACATTTATTAAGAAAATATAAAACCTGCTTAGTAGTTATTACTTATGTCACAGTTAGATCCCTGCGGTGATTTTCAATGCCCCATTCAGTTTGTAGTGGATTTATTGGGGAATAAGTGGTCTATTCTGGTATTGAAAGAGTTATTTGGGGGCGATTCCCACGGGGATAGCTTCCCGAAGCGCCGCACTCACGAATTACTCAAAGCCCTTCCTGGTATCAGCACCAAAACGCTGACGATGCGCTTGCGAGAACTGGAGGAACAGGGACTAATTAAACGAGAAATTTACCCCGAAATTCCCCCTAGAGTCGAATATTCTCTAACTCCCAAAGGCTATCAAATTCAACCTGTGATGGCGGCTTTACATCAGGTAGGATCTAAATGGCTGGAACAAGAGCCTTGCGTCTGTCCGTTGCAGGAAATTCAACCTTTTGAGCCGATAGTTGCAGGTAAAGGAAACGGAAGAGTGGCTGATGAGAATACACCCAACAATTCACCACCTTCTGACGATAAATTCGATCCAATTACAGAAACTAGAGAATGGTCAGCAGCAGCCACTGATTAGACTCTTTAATGAGGAGATCGCGCTAATAACTGACCGCTAGCTTGACTCAAAACAGACAGAATATACTGATTTAAACTCACTTCTTCAGTTTTGGCAGTTTC
This window harbors:
- the acsF gene encoding magnesium-protoporphyrin IX monomethyl ester (oxidative) cyclase, which translates into the protein MVTTLPTPEPEVLRPGIKAPVQETLLTPRFYTTDFEAVAKMSLSLQDTELQAVLEELRNDYNRHHFVRDDEFKQCWEHIDGETRRAFIDFLERSCTSEFSGFLLFKELSRQLKGRNPVLSEAFGLLARDEARHAGFLNKAMADFGLTLDLSLLTKQRTYTFFPPEWVIYTVYLSEKIGYWRYILVYRHLEQHPEYRIYPLFRYFESWCQDENRHGDFFKALLRSQPKLWNNWKSRLWARFFLLTVFVTHSLTVFERASFYHSIGIDPRDYNTKVIRNTNETSIRAFPEVLDTDNPAFFSRLEKCAEANERLTQINASTSPKIVKFFQKIPPIASIGWNMLRIYLAKPINAEALREVVR